The following are encoded together in the Coffea arabica cultivar ET-39 chromosome 1c, Coffea Arabica ET-39 HiFi, whole genome shotgun sequence genome:
- the LOC113737835 gene encoding dirigent protein 22-like, translated as MASTISAFNISTIAILIFFMPIHVTCKQKHEFVKEINKEALELREEKLSHFRFFWHDIGTGIHPTSVTVVKPLPKFRNGFGFVNMIDNPVTIESELSSKLVARAQGFYASASQAELALLMIMNFVFVEGKYNGSTITLLGRNPVFHKVREMPVIGGSGLLRLARGYAQARTHSFNLKTGEATVEYNIYVMHY; from the coding sequence ATGGCTAGTACTATCTCAGCCTTCAACATCTCCACCATTGCCatcctcattttcttcatgcCTATTCATGTCACCTGTAAGCAAAAGCATGAGTTTGTCAAAGAAATTAACAAAGAAGCACTCGAACTAAGAGAAGAAAAGCTAAGCCATTTTAGATTCTTCTGGCATGATATTGGCACTGGTATACACCCCACTTCAGTCACAGTAGTGAAGCCACTACCAAAATTCCGTAATGGGTTTGGCTTTGTTAACATGATCGATAATCCGGTGACCATAGAATCTGAACTGAGCTCCAAACTAGTTGCAAGAGCACAAGGGTTCTATGCATCAGCTTCACAAGCGGAGTTGGCTCTGTTGATGATaatgaattttgtttttgttgaagGGAAGTATAATGGAAGCACTATCACCTTGCTAGGGAGGAATCCGGTGTTCCACAAGGTTAGGGAGATGCCGGTGATCGGGGGAAGTGGGCTTCTCCGGTTAGCTCGGGGCTATGCTCAGGCTAGAACTCATTCCTTTAATCTCAAGACTGGTGAAGCTACTGTTGAGTATAACATCTATGTAATGCACTACTGA